One Phragmites australis chromosome 23, lpPhrAust1.1, whole genome shotgun sequence DNA window includes the following coding sequences:
- the LOC133906478 gene encoding uncharacterized protein LOC133906478 has product MEPRAAWKQYMRELCFSTEESDEEDELVLATLAAWHADVEASRRGPWGGSVPGHRRIRMNRQEGHNRLYNDYFAESAVYPDYIFRRRFRMNRDLYCKIVREVEEHDPWFKQRRNAAGELGLSPLQKVTAAFRMLAYDAPADSLDECLRLGESTIIESMRRFVRAIVEVFGDEYLRAPTEEDTARLLDMNQRRGFPGMLGSIDCMHWRWKNCPTAWSGSFRGHVNAPTIILEAVASQDLWIWHAFFGMPGSLNDINVLHRSHLLDNLAGGVAPKVQYSINGHHYTMGYYLADGIYPEWATFVKPIPSPVGPKHQHFVVQQAAARKDVERAFGVLQSRFPIVHGAARLWDQEILSDVMTACIIMHNMIIEDKRTEGAVDYVYEGSGEDAVPSHEPTPPPPPPA; this is encoded by the exons ATGGAGCCTCGTGCTGCATGGAAGCAGtacatgagagagttatgcttcTCCACCGAGGAgtccgatgaggaagatgagttgGTCCTAGCGACGCTTGCCGCATGGCATGCCGACGTCGAAGCTTCGCGCAGAGGGCCGTGGGGAGGCTCCGTCCCCGGGCACCGGCGCATCCGTATGAATCGTCAGGAGGGACACAATCGATTGTACAACGACTACTTTGCTGAGTCCGCAGTGTACCCCGACTACATCTTTCGGCGCAG GTTCCGGATGAATCGCGATTTGTACTGCAAGATTGTGAGGGAGGTGGAGGAACATGACCCGTGGTTCAAGCAAAGGAGGAACGCTGCTGGAGAGCTTGGGCTGTCACCCTTGCAAAAAGTAACTGCCGCTTTCCGTATGTTAGCTTACGATGCTCCTGCAGATTCTCTCGACGAGTGCCTCCGGCTAGGGGAGAGCACCATCATCGAGAGCATGCGGCGTTTCGTGCGGGCCATTGTCGAGGTGTTCGGTGACGAGTACCTCCGGGCGCCGACCGAGGAGGACACTGCTCGATTGCTGGATATGAACCAGCGTCgagggttccccgggatgctTGGAAGCATCGATTGCATGCactggaggtggaagaactgtcccACGGCGTGGTCCGGTTCGTTCAGGGGCCATGTCAATGCACCGACTATCATTCTAGAGGCTGTGGCATCGCAGGACctatggatttggcatgccttcttcGGGATGCCAGGTTCATTGAACGACATCAATGTGCTGCACCGGTCTCATCTCCTTGACAACCTTGCTGGGGGAGTAGCACCGAAGGTACAATACTCTATTAATGGCCACCATTATACAATGGGGTACTATCTTGCAGACGGGATCTACCCAGAGTGGGCGACATTTGTGAAACCCATACCATCTCCAGTAGGCCCGAAGCATCAACACTTCGTGGTGCAGCAGGCGGCTGCACGAAAGGATGTTGAGCGGGCATTTGGAGTGTTGCAGTCCAGGTTTCCCATCGTCCATGGCGCGGCGAGGTTGTGGGATCAAGAAATCCTCAGCGACGTAATGACCGCGTGTATCATCATGCATAACATGATAATCGAGGATAAGAGAACGGAAGGTGCTGTCGACTACGTCTACGAGGGTTCGGGCGAGGACGCGGTGCCGTCTCACgaaccaaccccccccccccccccccccgcttga
- the LOC133905916 gene encoding serine/threonine-protein kinase STY13-like isoform X1: MESGTVFYTGEGLSINPKWLIDPKLLFVGPRIGEGAHAKVYEGKYKNQNVAIKIVHKGDTPEDITKREGRFLREVTMLSRVQHKNLVKFIGACLEPVMVVVTELLVGGSLRKYLVSLRPRSLEPRVAVGFALDIARAMECLHAHGIIHRDLKPENLLLTADQRTVKLVDLGLAREETLTEMMTAETGTYRWMAPELYSTVTLRHGEKKHYNHKVDVYSFAIVLWELLHNRLPFEGMSNLQAAYAAAFKNIRPSADNLPEELSEILTSCWKEDPNDRPNFTQIVQMLLHYLSTLSPQETLPPHRTFSSENTILPPESPGTSSLMASRGDLGDTPKGKMEDKPRGFFFCFSECY; encoded by the exons ATGGAATCTGGGACTGTGTTCTACACAGGTGAAGGTCTCTCCATCAATCCCAAGTGGCTAATCGACCCTAAGCTTCTCTTTGTTGGGCCACGCATTGGTGAGGGCGCACATGCAAAGGTCTATGAGGGGAA GTACAAAAACCAAAACGTTGCCATCAAGATTGTGCACAAAGGGGACACCCCTGAGGACATAACCAAGAGGGAGGGGAGGTTCTTGAGAGAGGTGACCATGCTGTCAAGGGTGCAGCACAAGAACCTCGTCAAG TTTATTGGGGCTTGCCTAGAGcctgtcatggtggtcgtgaCTGAGCTACTAGTGGGGGGCTCTTTACGCAAGTACTTGGTCAGTCTCCGGCCTAGGAGTCTTGAGCCTCGTGTAGCAGTGGGGTTTGCATTGGACATTGCCCGAGCTATGGAATGCTTGCATGCACATGGAATCATTCATCGTGATCTTAAGCCTG AAAATTTGTTGCTGACTGCAGACCAGAGAACAGTCAAACTTGTTGACCTTGGTTTAGCAAGAGAGGAGACACTAACAGAGATGATGACTGCTGAGACAGGAACATACCGATGGATGGCTCCAGAG CTGTACAGCACGGTAACGTTGAGGCATGGAGAAAAGAAGCATTACAACCACAAAGTAGACGTTTACAGCTTTGCCATTGTGTTATGGGAACTCCTTCACAATAGGCTGCCCTTTGAGGGCATGTCTAATCTCCAAGCTGCGTATGCTGCTGCTTTCAAG AACATCAGACCAAGTGCAGATAACTTGCCTGAAGAGTTGTCAGAAATTCTAACATCCTGCTGGAAGGAAGACCCAAACGACAGACCAAACTTCACCCAGATAGTGCAAATGCTTCTACACTACTTGTCCACCCTTTCGCCACAAGAAACGTTGCCCCCTCATCGCACATTCAGCTCGGAGAACACAATCCTCCCTCCTGAGTCTCCTGGGACAAGTTCACTAATGGCTTCTCGAGGCGACCTCGGCGACACGCCAAAGGGCAAGATGGAAGACAAGCCAAGGGGTTTCTTTTTCTGCTTCAGCGAGTGCTATTag
- the LOC133905916 gene encoding serine/threonine-protein kinase STY13-like isoform X2, translating into MLSRVQHKNLVKFIGACLEPVMVVVTELLVGGSLRKYLVSLRPRSLEPRVAVGFALDIARAMECLHAHGIIHRDLKPENLLLTADQRTVKLVDLGLAREETLTEMMTAETGTYRWMAPELYSTVTLRHGEKKHYNHKVDVYSFAIVLWELLHNRLPFEGMSNLQAAYAAAFKNIRPSADNLPEELSEILTSCWKEDPNDRPNFTQIVQMLLHYLSTLSPQETLPPHRTFSSENTILPPESPGTSSLMASRGDLGDTPKGKMEDKPRGFFFCFSECY; encoded by the exons ATGCTGTCAAGGGTGCAGCACAAGAACCTCGTCAAG TTTATTGGGGCTTGCCTAGAGcctgtcatggtggtcgtgaCTGAGCTACTAGTGGGGGGCTCTTTACGCAAGTACTTGGTCAGTCTCCGGCCTAGGAGTCTTGAGCCTCGTGTAGCAGTGGGGTTTGCATTGGACATTGCCCGAGCTATGGAATGCTTGCATGCACATGGAATCATTCATCGTGATCTTAAGCCTG AAAATTTGTTGCTGACTGCAGACCAGAGAACAGTCAAACTTGTTGACCTTGGTTTAGCAAGAGAGGAGACACTAACAGAGATGATGACTGCTGAGACAGGAACATACCGATGGATGGCTCCAGAG CTGTACAGCACGGTAACGTTGAGGCATGGAGAAAAGAAGCATTACAACCACAAAGTAGACGTTTACAGCTTTGCCATTGTGTTATGGGAACTCCTTCACAATAGGCTGCCCTTTGAGGGCATGTCTAATCTCCAAGCTGCGTATGCTGCTGCTTTCAAG AACATCAGACCAAGTGCAGATAACTTGCCTGAAGAGTTGTCAGAAATTCTAACATCCTGCTGGAAGGAAGACCCAAACGACAGACCAAACTTCACCCAGATAGTGCAAATGCTTCTACACTACTTGTCCACCCTTTCGCCACAAGAAACGTTGCCCCCTCATCGCACATTCAGCTCGGAGAACACAATCCTCCCTCCTGAGTCTCCTGGGACAAGTTCACTAATGGCTTCTCGAGGCGACCTCGGCGACACGCCAAAGGGCAAGATGGAAGACAAGCCAAGGGGTTTCTTTTTCTGCTTCAGCGAGTGCTATTag
- the LOC133906111 gene encoding protein BYPASS1-LIKE-like has protein sequence MPLMDYQGSSSSPSHFSSFGRSLLSLRRDTTAMPSGEEADLEAFQRHVAANLADLLPGEGGGGEEILSVAWIRRLLEAFILCQEEFRVVVAQARRRGALTATAERLVAEFHERAVKALDVCNAARDGVDQVRRWERLADIAASVLLAPREIHEGQLRRARKALSDLSVLLVDDTVASASGGVASFLASHRNRSFGRARASPSRSAVAGSSASSSHFRSLSWSVSRTWSAARQLQAIGAGLAAPRAHEAGLAAPVYSMGCVLHLAAWALVAAVPCPDRASALQAHHLPAAPPRAAFPWAPPLLTLQERLAEEGKRKDRRHSSGLLKEIHSLEKSTQKLAEAIDAAPIPLFGDREADVREAAAELAAVCTAMRDGLEPLERQVREVFHRIVRSRVDGLDSSMHNAD, from the coding sequence ATGCCGCTGATGGACTACCAGGGCTCGTCCTCCTCGCCCTCGCACTTCTCCTCCTTCGGCCGCTCGCTGCTCTCGCTCCGCAGGGACACCACCGCCATGCCGTCCGGGGAGGAGGCCGACCTCGAGGCGTTCCAGCGCCACGTGGCGGCCAACCTCGCCGACCTGCTCCctggggaggggggagggggcgagGAGATCCTCTCCGTCGCGTGGATCCGACGGCTCCTCGAGGCGTTCATCCTGTGCCAGGAGGAGTTCCGGGTCGTCGTGGCCCAGGCGCGCCGCCGCGGGGCTCTCACGGCGACCGCGGAGAGGCTCGTCGCCGAGTTCCACGAGCGCGCCGTCAAGGCGCTCGACGTCTGCAACGCCGCCCGCGACGGCGTCGACCAGGTGCGCCGCTGGGAGCGCCTCGCCGACATCGCGGCGTCCGTGCTGCTCGCGCCCAGGGAGATCCACGAGGGACAGCTCCGGCGCGCGCGCAAGGCGCTGTCCGACCTCTCCGTCCTCCTCGTCGATGACACAGTCGCCTCGGCCAGCGGCGGCGTCGCGTCCTTCCTCGCCTCCCATCGCAACCGCTCCTTCGGCCGCGCGCGCGCGTCCCCGTCCCGCTCCGCGGTCGCtggctcctccgcctcctcctcccacttccGCTCCCTCTCGTGGAGCGTGTCCCGCACGTGGTCCGCGGCGCGGCAGCTGCAGGCCATCGGGGCGGGCCTGGCTGCGCCGCGCGCGCACGAGGCGGGCCTCGCGGCGCCGGTGTACTCCATGGGCTGCGTCCTCCACCTCGCCGCGTGGGCTCTCGTCGCCGCCGTCCCGTGCCCCGACCGTGCCAGCGCGCTCCAGGCGCACCACctgcccgccgcgccgccgcgcgccgcgtTCCCCTGGGCGCCGCCTCTCCTCACCCTGCAAGAACGCCTAGCCGAGGAGGGAAAGCGCAAGGACAGGCGCCATTCGAGCGGCCTGCTCAAGGAGATCCATTCGCTTGAGAAGTCCACGCAGAAGCTCGCCGAGGCAATTGACGCAGCCCCCATCCCGCTCTTCGGTGACAGGGAAGCTGATGTGCGGGAGGCTGCGGCGGAGCTCGCTGCCGTGTGCACAGCCATGAGGGACGGTCTCGAGCCACTGGAAAGGCAGGTGCGTGAGGTGTTCCACCGCATTGTGCGCAGCCGTGTGGACGGCCTCGATTCGTCCATGCACAATGCCGATTGA
- the LOC133905701 gene encoding uncharacterized protein LOC133905701, with the protein MDAASLAALVSKMQDHVEQMAVELKNVVKDKLSTEGTPADVDLNRALLQVENIAGELEMLVFQVEDALQTGDGRKEVSEATTLLEDGSGSQDVDCNDIVPVDWSGDELLCGDSADSMSIESDRSWRMQ; encoded by the coding sequence ATGGACGCCGCTTCGCTCGCCGCCCTTGTCTCCAAAATGCAGGACCACGTCGAACAAATGGCGGTAGAACTGAAGAACGTCGTGAAAGACAAGTTGAGTACGGAGGGCACCCCCGCCGATGTGGACCTGAACCGAGCTCTCCTTCAGGTCGAGAACATTGCCGGGGAACTGGAGATGCTCGTGTTCCAAGTGGAAGATGCGCTGCAGACTGGTGATGGCCGCAAGGAAGTGTCCGAGGCCACCACTTTGCTCGAGGATGGGTCCGGTTCACAGGATGTCGACTGCAACGACATTGTTCCAGTGGATTGGAGCGGCGATGAGCTGTTGTGTGGAGATTCAGCGGACTCTATGTCAATAGAATCCGATAGGTCGTGGCGTATGCAGTAA